The region AAAAAATAAGGGGCAAGCGCGCCGCTCCGCCCACACGACCGCGCTCGGGAGGATGTTTCCCTGCTCCGGGGGCTCCTGGGATCTTAACTTTCCACCGGTATCCAATGTTTCCGCGGTAGACGTCTCAAGAAAAAAAAGGCGGCGCCCGAAAACAGTTCGGAGCACGCCGCCTGGATGACGAGTCACCGGTTAAAAACCACCATACCCCATATTCACGGTTGCGGAACCCGAGGTTACGGTTACATAGTTGACCCGTGTCTTGGTATTGGAACCGGCCGTGTTGGAGACCTGAAGCTTTACCGTATATATTCCCACCGCGGTGTAATTATGAACGGGATTCTGCAGTAGGCTCTGGACGAGATTCGGATCTCCGGCGTCTCCGAAATTCCACTGCCAGGAAGTGGGACTGCCCGTGGATTGGTCTTGAAAAGTCACGAATAAGGGCGAAGGTCCGGTCGTGACCGTCGTGGCAATAAAGTCGGCCGTCGGCATCACATCGGCGGCGCTGACGCTGATGTAGTTCACTCTGGTGGTCCCGTTGCTGCCAAACGCGTTGCTTGCTATGAGCGTTACCGTGTACACGCCCGGATTCGTAAAGTTATGGGATGGATTCTGGAGCGCACTCTGAACCACGCTCGGATCTCCCGCGTCTCCAAAGTTCCACATCCAGCTTGTGGGGCTGCCCAAGGACGTATCAATAAAACCGACGGCCAAAGGCGCCGGTCCGCTGGTGGGCATCCCTGAGAACTGAGCTAATGGGGGCGTACCCGTAGCTGCGACCGAGACATAGCCGTTCTGGGTCAGCAGGGTCGATCCGCTGATGTTGGACACAGACAGAGACACGTCATAGGTTCCGGGATTATTGTAGGTATGTTGCGGATTTTGAAGCGTACTGGCAGCCCCATCCCCAAAACTCCATCCGAAGGCATCTTTGAAGTTGTTGGCGAGGGGCGACAGCACCGTCGGCGCCATGGACGGCGTCACGCCGACGTTACCCGAGGATGCGTTGGAAAACACCGTCGTCATCTGCTCGGTACCGTCTCCCAAGTCCGTGGCGGTAAAGGTATTTCCTGACATAGTTGTCAAGAAGGCTTTGAAATCGACAGCGTCGAACGTATACACAATCACCGTGGAACCGACCGTATAATCCTGGACATACATGCTCAACACATTGCTGCCGTCTTTCCAGATGCCGGAACGATCCGTCAATTGCGCTTGAAACGTTTTCGTAATGTCGATGACGGTGTCCGTATTCGGCGTGACGGTCCTGTTCGTAATCGTTGCGGTACCGGCCGTGGGTGCTGCAAATGAGAGGTGTAGCCCGCGGTCTTGACTGGGATCCAGGGAAAGAGCCTCAAACGTATTTCCCGACATGGAGCCGAGAAATGCATAGAAGTTAATTGCATCCCGGGTATAGATGACCACCGTGGAATTACCCTGCAGATAGTGCTGGATATAGAAGTTATGAATCGGATTGCCGCTCGTATCCTTCCACAGCCCCTGATAGCCGGTAGGCTGTCCGAAAGACACACCTGGGACGAGCATCATCGCCACAAGACACGAAGAGACCAGCCACTGTTTAATTTTCATGCTTTCTTCCCTTCTTCTTGAAAGAACTCACGTCGTGTAACATTAGTTACAATTCTATTTAATTCTGCTTTGTGGAGTCAAGAGAATAGATGTCGAACTCTTCTTTCGACACGCTCAGAAAGTTCGCGGGCAGGGCATACAGACAAGACGATTACTAACTATATGTAAATGTTTTCAAAATTAGAAGAAGGCCTTAGAACCACCGTTCGTCCCGGCGCCGGTGACCATTACGGGAAGTCAAAGAGAAGCTTGCAATTTTGTCGCTTTTCCTGCAATGGTCACTTGGAATTGCCCGTTTATGTTTCACTGTACCTCTAACCGGTAGCCCGGTTCCTTTTTGAAATCATCATCTCACACGCAGCATACATGAAACGTATCCTGTTGATTTCTTATTGTGGGCCGCCCAACGCGGCGGTGCCCACAAAGAGAATTTCCTTTTTTGCCCGTCATCTCGATGCCCTTGGATGGACGCCCACCATTATTTCTGCCCATCCGCGCTACGCGGAAGTCCGCGACGATTTTTTTGTCCGCATACTTCCACCCGGATGCCGCATTTACCACACGCCGTCCTTCGAACCCTTTCGAAGCCGTTTCGTGCATTCCCATTCGCCGATTCCCCCCTCGGGACAGGAAGCGCCAACCCATAACCACACCCTTCAGCGGCGTCTGGATTGGGTTCTACTCACCCTACGCAGGCTATTGTCCTACGGATATCCCGTCCAGGAGCCCCAGTGGGGATGGAACCATTTCGTATTGCCCCGTGCTCGCGAACTGATTCGCACAGGCCGATTTTCCGTGGTTCTGGTTTCGCTTCCGCCGTTCTCGTCCATGCTCGCCGGGTATGCGCTCAAGAAGGAGTTCGGGATAAAGCTTGTGCTGGACTACCGGGATCCATTTCACCAGGTGCAAAATGGAGCCGTTGCTCCGTTCATGCGATCGAGAAAGTATTCTCTCCGGGCCCGCCGACACATCCTGCTCGAGAATCGAGTACTTTCGGCCGCAGACGGCATCCTGGCGGCCACTTCCAGGAGCACGCAGCAGTTCAGGGACCGCCTCGGGCCCGAATTCAACGCCAGAACAAAAACGATTACCAACGCCTTTGATGAAGATATTCTCGACACCATACCGGCCAAACACTTCGATCGCTTCACCATTATCCATGGTGGTTCCCTGCACGGTCCGCGCATCGAGGGACTGAAGCTGCTCGATGCCTTGGGCCGGCTGCTGAGGAGCGAGGCCGTGGCGCCGGATGCTTTCCAGGTGCTGCTCTTTCCCGGGACATTACCCGATTTTCATAAGGAACGAAGGCTTCGAACTCTATTGGATCGCTTCCCGGAACTGAACGCTGTGACGCGTTTCATGCCCTATTTGGGATACTACGACTACATAAGCTACGTAAAGGGCGCGGATCTGCTTTTCCTCGCATCCGGTCCCATGAAAGAGATGATTCTTGCCAAATTCTACGATTACCTGGGAACGGGCCGTCCCATACTTGCTCTGGCCGATCCGGACAGCGCAATGGCCGACATTATAAACCGGACCCGTTCGGGTGTCGTGATTCCCTACAACGAACTCTCCCTGCTGAAAATCACCATCCGGGACTTAATCAATCGGATCCGGCCTTCCGTCCGGACGAACTCTCGATACGCTTCCGGATTCACGGCATCGAGCACTGCAAGCGATCTTGCCGCATTCCTGGATCGCATCGTTGGTCTCAGCTGATGTCGCCTCCAAACGTTCAAGAGGGTAATTTTTCCGTCCGAGTCTTGGCCTATTTCGATAAGCTTTTCCCCCCCGGTTCGCTCCGTGGACCCACAAT is a window of Deltaproteobacteria bacterium DNA encoding:
- a CDS encoding PKD domain-containing protein, coding for MKIKQWLVSSCLVAMMLVPGVSFGQPTGYQGLWKDTSGNPIHNFYIQHYLQGNSTVVIYTRDAINFYAFLGSMSGNTFEALSLDPSQDRGLHLSFAAPTAGTATITNRTVTPNTDTVIDITKTFQAQLTDRSGIWKDGSNVLSMYVQDYTVGSTVIVYTFDAVDFKAFLTTMSGNTFTATDLGDGTEQMTTVFSNASSGNVGVTPSMAPTVLSPLANNFKDAFGWSFGDGAASTLQNPQHTYNNPGTYDVSLSVSNISGSTLLTQNGYVSVAATGTPPLAQFSGMPTSGPAPLAVGFIDTSLGSPTSWMWNFGDAGDPSVVQSALQNPSHNFTNPGVYTVTLIASNAFGSNGTTRVNYISVSAADVMPTADFIATTVTTGPSPLFVTFQDQSTGSPTSWQWNFGDAGDPNLVQSLLQNPVHNYTAVGIYTVKLQVSNTAGSNTKTRVNYVTVTSGSATVNMGYGGF
- a CDS encoding glycosyltransferase — its product is MKRILLISYCGPPNAAVPTKRISFFARHLDALGWTPTIISAHPRYAEVRDDFFVRILPPGCRIYHTPSFEPFRSRFVHSHSPIPPSGQEAPTHNHTLQRRLDWVLLTLRRLLSYGYPVQEPQWGWNHFVLPRARELIRTGRFSVVLVSLPPFSSMLAGYALKKEFGIKLVLDYRDPFHQVQNGAVAPFMRSRKYSLRARRHILLENRVLSAADGILAATSRSTQQFRDRLGPEFNARTKTITNAFDEDILDTIPAKHFDRFTIIHGGSLHGPRIEGLKLLDALGRLLRSEAVAPDAFQVLLFPGTLPDFHKERRLRTLLDRFPELNAVTRFMPYLGYYDYISYVKGADLLFLASGPMKEMILAKFYDYLGTGRPILALADPDSAMADIINRTRSGVVIPYNELSLLKITIRDLINRIRPSVRTNSRYASGFTASSTASDLAAFLDRIVGLS